From a single Hevea brasiliensis isolate MT/VB/25A 57/8 unplaced genomic scaffold, ASM3005281v1 Scaf1, whole genome shotgun sequence genomic region:
- the LOC110645366 gene encoding late embryogenesis abundant protein isoform X2: MADLRDEHGNPIQLTDEHGNPVQLTDEFGNPVHITGVATSKPLTLGTTVVQTKVPATGLLASSTGTDHAPKGQTGEHAIGGDEGNHRKEEQQQGSGEIERSSSSSSSSSEDDGQGGRRKKKGLKEKIKEKLTGGKHKEEHGHTVSSTTTETTPGGREHHEHEKKSVMEKIKEKLPGHGHHSH; encoded by the exons ATGGCTGATTTAAGAGATGAGCATGGCAATCCAATTCAACTCACGGATGAACATGGCAACCCAGTTCAACTCACTGATGAATTTGGCAACCCAGTTCATATCACTGGCGTGGCCACCTCAAAACCTCTAACCCTTGGAACAACCGTAGTGCAAACTAAGGTGCCGGCTACTGGCCTCTTGGCCAGTAGTACTGGAACAGATCACGCACCCAAGGGTCAGACCGGCGAGCATGCCATTGGCGGCGATGAGGGAAATCATAGGAAAGAGGAGCAGCAGCAGGGTTCCGGAGAGATTGAAAGATCTAGCAGTTCAAGCTCTAGCTCG TCCGAGGATGACGGCCAAGGagggagaaggaagaagaagggactgaaggagaaaataaaagagaaattaaCAGGTGGGAAGCACAAGGAAGAGCACGGACACACAGTATCGAGCACAACCACAGAAACCACCCCAGGCGGCAGAGAACACCATGAGCATGAGAAGAAGAGTGTGATGGAGAAAATCAAGGAAAAGTTGCCTGGCCATGGCCACCATAGCCACTAA
- the LOC110645365 gene encoding cell wall protein RBR3, translating into MGGACCVAARDKNIVNGPSSDILHRNIRYSPTWSFRWDNRGRVAGEETSITWFSDANSRNDGPDIKYESAYASEDGSPLDSFRRRAWQKSPTSEATTAYVRTPASDQSMSRIISMDTSLEQVKESMESQTVSHPSTAKLSVSLPSTSSITSPASSQSHPHPASSTTPSWPESFSAHQLMGQVPDAKVPELKSSNSFSVPEERSSVPSWSNESTRGSHGGSSDGWSMHAFSELMATSHRERLSFDNDSLSFNHEKTRSSGRISSCSSVDLQTCGICSKLLTEKSLWSSPKLVLSNELSVVAVLTCGHVYHAECLETMTPEISKYDPTCPVCTLGEKQTQKLSQKAFKAEMESKAKNKRSRNRVVDSDFDGDSIMFDRVKGGGHEGKGPKMASSSSMKGSLAKPFLKRHFSFGSKGGKSLAENHTTKKKGFFWTRSLKV; encoded by the exons ATGGGGGGTGCCTGTTGTGTTGCTGCTAGAgataaaaatattgtaaatggaccaaGTAGTGACATCTTGCATAGGAATATTCGTTATTCACCAACATGGAGCTTTAGGTGGGATAATAGAGGCCGAGTAGCTGGAGAAGAGACTTCCATAACTTGGTTTTCAGATGCAAATAGTAGGAATGATGGACCAGATATTAAATATGAATCAGCATATGCATCAGAGGATGGAAGCCCCTTAGATAGTTTTAGGAGGCGTGCATGGCAGAAGTCTCCAACATCTGAAGCTACTACTGCATATGTGAGGACTCCTGCTTCAG ATCAATCCATGTCAAGGATTATCTCGATGGACACAAGTTTGGAACAG GTGAAGGAGTCAATGGAATCCCAAACAGTTTCACATCCATCTACCGCAAAATTATCTGTCTCATTGCCTTCAACTTCATCCATAACATCTCCAGCATCATCCCAAAGTCATCCACATCCTGCTAGCTCAACCACGCCAAGTTGGCCCGAGAGTTTTTCTGCGCATCAGTTAATGGGGCAAGTTCCTGATGCCAAAGTCCCAGAATTGAAGTCATCAAATAGCTTTTCAGTTCCGGAAGAGAGGTCCTCAGTCCCCTCATGGAGCAATGAATCAACTCGGGGGTCCCATGGTGGCTCTTCAGATGGTTGGTCTATGCACGCATTTTCTGAGCTCATGGCCACTTCTCATAGAGAAAGGTTGTCATTTGACAATGACTCCTTGAGCTTCAATCATGAGAAAACTAGATCCAGTGGTCGTATATCATCTTGTTCCTCTGTTGATCTTCAAACATGTGGGATTTGCTCGAAGTTATTGACCGAGAAATCTTTGTGGAGCAGCCCGAAGCTTGTTTTGAGTAATGAGCTCTCTGTTGTTGCTGTTCTAACTTGTGGGCATGTTTACCATGCTGAGTGTTTGGAGACTATGACACCTGAAATTAGCAAGTATGATCCTACTTGTCCTGTTTGTACTTTGGGGGAGAAACAGACCCAGAAGCTGTCTCAAAAAGCCTTTAAAGCAGAAATGGAGTCAAAAGCAAAAAACAAGAGGTCACGGAACCGTGTTGTGGATAGTGATTTTGATGGTGATTCTATCATGTTTGATCGTGTAAAAGGTGGTGGGCATGAAGGAAAGGGTCCCAAGATGGCCTCCAGTTCCAGCATGAAGGGCTCCTTAGCAAAGCCTTTCTTGAAGAGGCATTTTTCGTTTGGATCAAAGGGTGGTAAATCCTTAGCAGAGAACCACACAACCAAAAAGAAGGGATTTTTCTGGACAAGATCCTTGAAGGTGTGA
- the LOC110645366 gene encoding late embryogenesis abundant protein isoform X1 codes for MADLRDEHGNPIQLTDEHGNPVQLTDEFGNPVHITGVATSKPLTLGTTVVQTKVPATGLLASSTGTDHAPKGQTGEHAIGGDEGNHRKEEQQQGSGEIERSSSSSSSSVRDTYSEDDGQGGRRKKKGLKEKIKEKLTGGKHKEEHGHTVSSTTTETTPGGREHHEHEKKSVMEKIKEKLPGHGHHSH; via the exons ATGGCTGATTTAAGAGATGAGCATGGCAATCCAATTCAACTCACGGATGAACATGGCAACCCAGTTCAACTCACTGATGAATTTGGCAACCCAGTTCATATCACTGGCGTGGCCACCTCAAAACCTCTAACCCTTGGAACAACCGTAGTGCAAACTAAGGTGCCGGCTACTGGCCTCTTGGCCAGTAGTACTGGAACAGATCACGCACCCAAGGGTCAGACCGGCGAGCATGCCATTGGCGGCGATGAGGGAAATCATAGGAAAGAGGAGCAGCAGCAGGGTTCCGGAGAGATTGAAAGATCTAGCAGTTCAAGCTCTAGCTCGGTGAGAGACACATAT TCCGAGGATGACGGCCAAGGagggagaaggaagaagaagggactgaaggagaaaataaaagagaaattaaCAGGTGGGAAGCACAAGGAAGAGCACGGACACACAGTATCGAGCACAACCACAGAAACCACCCCAGGCGGCAGAGAACACCATGAGCATGAGAAGAAGAGTGTGATGGAGAAAATCAAGGAAAAGTTGCCTGGCCATGGCCACCATAGCCACTAA